The region TTCTTCTTTACCCACCAGGAATTGATCGTAATCGCCCGGCCATGAAACCAGTTTACCGCGGTCGAGATCGACAATACGCGTCGCCATATTGCGGATAAACGAACGGTCGTGCGAGATAAACACGATGCTGCCGGTAAAGGTTTTGAGGAAGGTTTCCAGCCAGTTGATAGTTTCAATATCGAGGTGGTTAGTCGGTTCATCGAGCATCAGCACGCGCGGATTGCTCACCAGCGCACGGCCCAGCGCGGCTTTACGCAACCAACCGCCGGAGAGTGAGGAAAGCTCGGTGTCGGCTTCCAGACCAATCTGCTGCAATACGTCATTAATACGACTATCCAGTTGCCACAAATTCTGATGATCCAGAATGGTTTGCAGACGACCCATTTCGTTGAGGTTTTTCTCGCTAGGATCTTCCATCACCAGATGAGAAATCGCGTGATAGGCTTTCAAATGCTCAGCCTGTTCCGCAACGCCTTCAGCGACGAAATCGTAGACTGAACCGGTGATGTTGCGAGGTGGGTCCTGTTGCAGACGTGCCACCACCAAATCTTGTTCGTAAATAATGCGGCCATCATCCAGCGGTTGCTCGCCGTTGATGATTTTCATTAATGTGGATTTACCGGCACCGTTACGGCCCACCAGACAGACGCGTTCGCCCTCTTCGATGTGCAGTTCGGTGTTATCCAACAGCGGCGCATCGCTGAATGAGAGGTAAGCGCCATGGATACTGATCAGTGACATAAAACTTATTCCTTACCGGCGTGGCTAACCAGCCAGCAGTTGTGAATTTGACGGTTGCGTGCGAAATCTTGCGACAACGTTTTTTGGGTAATTTCCTGCGCCTGCAGATCCAGAGCGGCTAAGCCGTCGAGGTCCATTTTGAAGCCGCGCTTGTTATTCGAGAACATAATGGTGCCACCACGACGCAGCAGACGTTTCAGATTCTGCATCAGCATCATGTGATCGCGCTGCACGTCAAAATCGTCTTCCATTCGTTTGGAGTTAGAGAACGTCGGTGGATCGATGAAGATCACATCAAATTGTTCGTCACTGTCACGCAACCAGCTCAGGCAATCGGCGTGCATCAGCCGATGCTGGCGTCCGGTCAAACCGTTAAGACGCAGGTTACGCTCGGCCCATTCCAGATAAGTGCGAGACATATCCACAGTCGTCGTGGTTTTCGCGCCGCCCAGACCCGCATGCACACTGGCGGTGCCGGTATAGGCAAACAGATTTAGGAAGTCTTTACCGGCACTCATCTTGCCCAGCATTTGGCGGGCCAGACGGTGATCAAGGAACAAACCAGTGTCAAGATAATCGGTCAGATTCACCAGCAGACGCGCGTCAAACTCCTGGACTTCGAAGAAGTCGCCCTTTTCTCCCAGCTTCTGATACTGATTTTTACCCTTCTGACGCTCACGGGTTTTCATCACCAGTCGATTGGCCGGGATCTCCAGCACGCTCAGGGTGGCGCTGATCACATCGAACAGACGCTGGCGTGCTTTATTGGCATCCACGGTTTTCGGCGGGGCATATTCCTGAATCACCACCCAGTCGCCGTAACGGTCTACCGCGACGTTGTATTCCGGCAAGTCGGCATCATACAAGCGATAGCATTCAATGTTGGACTGCTTCGCCCACTTTTCCAGCTTCTTGATGTTCTTACGCAGACGGTTGGCAAAGTCTTCGGCAATCTGCGCGCTACCTTCACCGCTGGTCGCGGCCAGCTGGTAGTTTTTCTGCACACATTCCAATGGGCCGTTTTTGGCTTTAAATTGGCGGTCGGCGCGCAGTTGCAGGCAGCTCAGCAGTTCCGGTGACGCACTGAACAGCGACAGATTCCAGCCACCAAACTGCTGCTTCATGATACGTCCCAGCAGGCTGTGTAACGCAATCAACGCGGGTTCGCTTTCCAGACGTTCGCCGTAAGGCGGGTTGCTCAGCACGGTGCCCGTGATCTCCTGGCCCGCCAGCGGGTTTTTCAGCTTAATCACATCCTGCTGAGCAAAGGTGAACAGCTCGAACACACCAGCACGACGCGCATTAGCACGCGCGGATTCCAGCACGCGGCTGTCATTGTCATAACCGAAGAAACGCGCGGTTGTGGCTGCGGTGCCCACACGGGCACGCTCTTTCGCCTCAGCCAGTACGTCTTGCCAGACCGCCTGATTATGGTTTTTCCAACGGTTAAAGCCCCAATGGCTACGCAGCAGGCCCGGTGCGCGATCGGTGGCGATCAATGCCGCTTCCAGCAGTAAAGTACCGGAACCGCACATCGGATCGATCAATGGCGTGGTGCTCTGCCAGCCAGAACGCATCACAATCGCGGCCGCCAGCGTTTCTTTCAGCGGGGCCTGGCCGGTTTGCTGACGATAGCCACGCTGATGCAGCGCATCGCCGCTTAGATCCAGTGCGATGCTCACGCGATCTTTATTCAGCCACGCATTAATGCGAATGCCCGGTTGTTCACGATCCACACTTGGTCGCTCCAGGTTCTGGCGCGTGAAACTGTCAACGATCGCATCTTTAATACGCAACGCGCCGAACTGGCTGTTACGGATCACCTCATTGGTGCCGCTAAAGTGAATCGCAAAGCTGGTGCTGCTGTCGAACATCTCGGTCCAGGGAATGCTCTGCGCGCCCACATACAGGTCGAGATCGCTCCAGACGCCAAATTCTCCCAGCGGCAGCAAAATACGCGAAGCCAGTCGGCTCCACAGCAGGCTTTGGTACATCACACGGTCATCGGCACGGAAGTGGACGCCGCCCTGCACCACCTGCAAATCCTGCGCACCCAGCGCGTCCAGCTCAGTTTTTAACAGCTCTTCGAGCCCACGCGCCGTACTGGCAAACAGAGAATTCATATCGTCACTTTTTACTCTTGCTAAAATTGTTGCGCATTATAGCGAATCAGCGTCCTATGTCATAAAGTTAGCTTCTTTTTGTCCTGTTGGAGTCTCGATGATTACGCTTTCTCGCCTCTATATCCATCCGGTCAAATCCATGCGCGGTTTGCAACTGTCTCATGCACAGGTGCTGGAGAGTGGTCTGGCGTTTGATCGCATCTTCATGGTGACCGAACTGGACGGCACCTTTATTACTGCACGACAGTATCCGGACATGGTGCGTTTTACCCCCGCGCTGTTGCCTGATGGCTTATTTTTAAATGCCCCAGATGGCAGCCAGGCGCTAATTCGCTTTAGCGATTTCACGGCGCAGTTGTCACCCACTGAAGTGTGGGGGAATCATTTCACCTCGCATATTGCGCCCGCTGAAATTAATGATTGGCTGAGCGAATTCTTCCCGCGTCCCGTGCAATTGCGCTGGACCGGTGTTGCTCCCACGCGGCGGGTGAAAAAATTTGATGAGGTATCGCTGAGTTTCGCGGATGGTTTTCCCTTCCTGCTGGTGAATATGTCGTCACTGCAGGATCTGCAGCAGCGTTGCCCGGCCAGCGTTCGCGTTGAGCAATTCCGCCCTAACCTGGTGGTCAGCGGCGCAGCGGCATGGGATGAAGACAGCTGGAAGCAGGTTAAAATCGGCGAGATTGTTTTTGATATGCCCAAGCCTTGCAGCCGCTGTGTATTCACCACCGTTGGCACCGAAAGCGGACGCAAACATCCCGAAGGTGAACCCCTGGCCACGTTACAACGTTTCCGCAGCGGTCAGGACGGTAGCGGAGATATCGATTTCGGTCTGAATCTGATCGCCCGTAACAGCGGGGTGATCCGCGTTGGCGATGAGCTCACGGTTTTGGCTCGTCAGACACCGCGAGCTTACGGCGCGGGCGCGGTGGTGGAAACCCTCAAACCGGTTACCAGCCAACAGGCAGAAGTGATCATTGGCTATCAGGGCAGTGAATTTACCGGCGACAACCAGCAAGTGCTACTGGAACAACTGGAGATGCAGGGCTTTCGCATTCCCTACTCGTGTCGTGCCGGGATATGCGGTAGCTGTAAGATGACGCTGGTATCGGGCGAAGTGAAGGCGCTGAAACAGAGCGCAGTGCGCACAGACGGCAC is a window of Pantoea rwandensis DNA encoding:
- the rlmKL gene encoding bifunctional 23S rRNA (guanine(2069)-N(7))-methyltransferase RlmK/23S rRNA (guanine(2445)-N(2))-methyltransferase RlmL gives rise to the protein MNSLFASTARGLEELLKTELDALGAQDLQVVQGGVHFRADDRVMYQSLLWSRLASRILLPLGEFGVWSDLDLYVGAQSIPWTEMFDSSTSFAIHFSGTNEVIRNSQFGALRIKDAIVDSFTRQNLERPSVDREQPGIRINAWLNKDRVSIALDLSGDALHQRGYRQQTGQAPLKETLAAAIVMRSGWQSTTPLIDPMCGSGTLLLEAALIATDRAPGLLRSHWGFNRWKNHNQAVWQDVLAEAKERARVGTAATTARFFGYDNDSRVLESARANARRAGVFELFTFAQQDVIKLKNPLAGQEITGTVLSNPPYGERLESEPALIALHSLLGRIMKQQFGGWNLSLFSASPELLSCLQLRADRQFKAKNGPLECVQKNYQLAATSGEGSAQIAEDFANRLRKNIKKLEKWAKQSNIECYRLYDADLPEYNVAVDRYGDWVVIQEYAPPKTVDANKARQRLFDVISATLSVLEIPANRLVMKTRERQKGKNQYQKLGEKGDFFEVQEFDARLLVNLTDYLDTGLFLDHRLARQMLGKMSAGKDFLNLFAYTGTASVHAGLGGAKTTTTVDMSRTYLEWAERNLRLNGLTGRQHRLMHADCLSWLRDSDEQFDVIFIDPPTFSNSKRMEDDFDVQRDHMMLMQNLKRLLRRGGTIMFSNNKRGFKMDLDGLAALDLQAQEITQKTLSQDFARNRQIHNCWLVSHAGKE
- a CDS encoding YcbX family protein, with translation MITLSRLYIHPVKSMRGLQLSHAQVLESGLAFDRIFMVTELDGTFITARQYPDMVRFTPALLPDGLFLNAPDGSQALIRFSDFTAQLSPTEVWGNHFTSHIAPAEINDWLSEFFPRPVQLRWTGVAPTRRVKKFDEVSLSFADGFPFLLVNMSSLQDLQQRCPASVRVEQFRPNLVVSGAAAWDEDSWKQVKIGEIVFDMPKPCSRCVFTTVGTESGRKHPEGEPLATLQRFRSGQDGSGDIDFGLNLIARNSGVIRVGDELTVLARQTPRAYGAGAVVETLKPVTSQQAEVIIGYQGSEFTGDNQQVLLEQLEMQGFRIPYSCRAGICGSCKMTLVSGEVKALKQSAVRTDGTILSCSCIPAGDIVLA